Proteins from a genomic interval of candidate division KSB1 bacterium:
- a CDS encoding DUF2339 domain-containing protein, with translation MVFVAILLLLALLILYIRKTNQLSQKIFKIESELRGLRNAVHSSQSTPTPAAEPAVERAIPPAPAVLREPSPVVPRPVTPLSPIPPSRTREEWESLIGGKLLNRIGAFALILGVGFFLKYAFDNNWISETVRVLIGFVAGALLLFGGARWHKKGLAIFAQGLIGAGIAIFYLCVYASFNFYHLVSQPVAFVWMSAVTALTFFHGWKYDSLAVAVLGWAGGFLTPFLLSTGQANEVGLFTYIMLLDIGLLAILLKKARWVILEPLTLAATYLIYFTWQDKFYVEEKLFVTVFFLTIFWGLFYALDVYRTLEAAKTFENIRQAVAGANGFLYFVALYDIVDAQHQNWTSAVTLLLGVVYFLTFLYFKRQQPEAIVAARRHTLTAIVLLVIATEIQFGDFQTVIFWSLEALALVWCGMNWKMRDVWQAALTLSGLAVLRLLFSEGALSYSPIASFPLLLNQRALTFAVLGASLATGAVLFKRIEDKNSALIQALLHGAWIFLLFVLCTVETNDFFRRRLFEASGDAADSLAFNRLQNLQQLTLSGIWLFYSVVLMVTGLWRRWQGLRIISMALFGITILKIFIYDLSFLERLYRIFSFIGLGVILLAVSYLYQRYKAVIFENK, from the coding sequence ATGGTATTTGTTGCGATTTTGCTGCTGTTGGCTCTGTTAATCCTGTACATCCGCAAAACCAATCAGCTCTCGCAAAAAATTTTCAAAATTGAATCCGAACTGCGCGGCTTGCGGAATGCCGTGCACTCGTCGCAATCCACGCCAACGCCGGCAGCGGAGCCGGCAGTCGAACGCGCCATTCCGCCTGCGCCGGCTGTTTTGCGAGAACCATCACCGGTAGTTCCGCGCCCGGTCACGCCTCTTTCACCCATACCGCCCTCGCGCACGCGCGAGGAGTGGGAATCGCTCATCGGTGGCAAACTGCTCAATCGCATCGGCGCATTTGCGCTGATTCTCGGTGTTGGTTTTTTCCTGAAATACGCTTTTGACAACAATTGGATTTCGGAAACGGTGCGGGTTCTTATCGGATTCGTCGCCGGCGCTTTGTTGCTTTTCGGCGGCGCGCGCTGGCACAAAAAAGGCCTGGCGATTTTTGCGCAAGGCTTGATCGGCGCCGGCATCGCGATTTTTTATCTCTGCGTTTACGCCTCGTTCAATTTTTATCATCTCGTCTCGCAGCCGGTCGCGTTCGTTTGGATGTCGGCGGTGACGGCGCTCACATTTTTTCACGGATGGAAATATGACTCGCTGGCCGTCGCCGTGCTCGGTTGGGCTGGCGGTTTTCTGACGCCGTTTTTACTGAGCACCGGCCAGGCCAACGAAGTGGGGCTGTTCACTTACATCATGCTGCTCGACATCGGCCTGCTCGCGATTTTACTGAAAAAAGCAAGGTGGGTGATTCTGGAGCCGCTCACGCTGGCGGCGACTTATCTGATTTATTTCACCTGGCAGGATAAATTCTACGTCGAAGAAAAATTGTTTGTCACGGTGTTTTTCCTAACGATTTTCTGGGGATTGTTTTATGCGCTTGACGTTTATCGAACCCTCGAAGCCGCGAAAACTTTTGAAAATATACGGCAGGCGGTCGCCGGCGCCAATGGGTTCCTCTATTTTGTCGCGCTTTATGATATCGTTGATGCCCAACATCAGAATTGGACGAGCGCCGTGACGCTGCTGCTGGGCGTCGTTTATTTTCTTACTTTTTTATATTTCAAACGGCAGCAACCCGAAGCAATTGTGGCGGCCCGCCGGCACACCCTAACCGCGATCGTCCTGCTCGTCATCGCCACGGAAATTCAATTTGGTGATTTTCAAACCGTCATCTTCTGGTCGCTCGAAGCGTTGGCGCTTGTATGGTGCGGCATGAATTGGAAAATGCGCGACGTCTGGCAGGCCGCGCTCACCCTGAGCGGCCTGGCGGTGCTCCGGCTTCTTTTTTCCGAGGGCGCGCTGAGCTATTCGCCGATCGCCAGCTTCCCGCTTTTGTTGAATCAACGTGCGCTGACCTTTGCCGTTCTCGGCGCTTCGCTCGCCACCGGCGCGGTTTTGTTTAAACGCATCGAAGACAAAAACAGCGCCTTGATTCAAGCGCTGTTGCACGGCGCGTGGATCTTTCTGCTGTTCGTTTTATGCACCGTCGAGACGAATGATTTTTTCCGCCGGCGCCTGTTCGAAGCCTCCGGTGACGCGGCCGATAGTTTGGCATTCAATCGCTTGCAAAACTTGCAGCAATTGACGCTCTCCGGCATTTGGCTTTTTTATTCCGTCGTGTTGATGGTGACCGGCCTCTGGCGGCGCTGGCAAGGCTTGCGGATCATCTCCATGGCGTTGTTTGGCATCACGATTTTAAAAATTTTCATTTACGATCTTTCGTTTCTCGAACGGCTCTATCGGATCTTCTCGTTCATTGGCCTCGGGGTGATTCTGCTGGCGGTGTCGTATTTGTATCAGCGATATAAAGCGGTGATTTTTGAAAACAAGTGA
- a CDS encoding amidohydrolase gives MKANYHSTKLRFVSTSILIVLQFQLVAAQQRPQPADLILHNGFVWTVDDAKPQAEAIAIRGESIIKVGSHAEVLKLKGRQTRVIDLKGHFVVPGFNDNHVHFASAAQFFWNIQLMDVHTDAAFVQRVREYVAMRPGEPIRGGGWGAYEQWELGASTSGGKREFWIPDRKLIDTMTGETPMFINKFDNSLYFANTAALKRAGISDGDADSQNIEHIRDATGRLTGAMRLENAREMAAKFLGSAAAPGPEKRVAMTENALRLIREAGVTSVQDMSDHEQLRIYYELLDKDRLTCRINFRYGLEYWEHLKALGIKRGWGSAMIRLGAVKGHIDGIMGTSGARFYEPYDSDPEKKNRGHWRPLTWVSPDRPTELNRGPFMQMLIDADAADIQVTVHAIGDEANGVMLDMIEAMTKANGPKDRRMRLVHAQVFAPRDFDRLQGLGIVAEVQPFHLSDDMRWMEERIGYERCKGAYAFKTLRDKGATLSFGSDWPGTTASYYPINPIYGLYAAVTRQTVKGEPKAGWFPQEKISVEEAITAYTWGSAYASFEENFKGTITEGKLADITVLDTNLLRTKPADWLDAQGKVKVQTLYTIIGGRIVHEKH, from the coding sequence ATGAAGGCAAATTACCACAGCACCAAATTGAGATTTGTTTCCACAAGCATTCTCATTGTGCTGCAATTTCAACTTGTGGCTGCTCAACAAAGGCCACAGCCTGCCGATCTCATTCTTCACAACGGCTTCGTTTGGACGGTTGACGACGCCAAGCCGCAAGCCGAAGCCATCGCCATTCGCGGCGAAAGCATCATCAAAGTCGGCAGCCATGCCGAAGTTTTGAAATTAAAAGGAAGGCAGACACGCGTCATCGATCTCAAAGGCCATTTCGTAGTGCCAGGGTTCAATGACAATCACGTTCACTTTGCCAGCGCCGCGCAATTCTTTTGGAACATTCAGTTGATGGACGTTCACACTGACGCGGCTTTCGTGCAGCGCGTGCGCGAGTACGTTGCCATGCGGCCCGGCGAGCCGATTCGCGGCGGCGGTTGGGGCGCGTATGAACAATGGGAGCTGGGCGCGAGCACGTCCGGCGGGAAACGAGAATTTTGGATTCCGGATCGCAAGCTCATCGACACCATGACCGGCGAGACGCCGATGTTCATCAACAAATTCGACAACTCGTTGTATTTTGCCAACACCGCGGCGCTGAAGCGAGCCGGCATCAGCGATGGCGATGCGGATTCGCAAAACATCGAGCACATCCGAGATGCAACTGGCCGCCTCACCGGCGCGATGCGCCTCGAGAACGCGCGGGAAATGGCCGCCAAATTTCTCGGCAGCGCTGCTGCGCCGGGTCCTGAAAAGCGCGTGGCGATGACCGAGAACGCGCTGCGCTTGATTCGCGAGGCTGGCGTGACCTCGGTGCAGGACATGTCGGATCATGAGCAACTGCGAATTTATTATGAATTGCTGGACAAGGATCGTCTCACCTGCCGCATCAACTTTCGATATGGCCTCGAATATTGGGAACACCTGAAAGCGCTCGGCATCAAGCGCGGCTGGGGCAGCGCAATGATTCGTCTCGGCGCGGTGAAGGGGCACATCGACGGCATCATGGGCACTTCCGGCGCGCGCTTTTATGAGCCTTACGACAGCGACCCCGAAAAAAAGAATCGTGGCCATTGGCGGCCGCTCACCTGGGTTTCGCCGGATCGTCCGACCGAGCTGAATCGCGGCCCGTTCATGCAAATGCTGATCGACGCTGACGCCGCGGACATTCAAGTCACTGTGCACGCCATCGGCGACGAGGCGAACGGTGTGATGCTCGACATGATCGAAGCGATGACCAAGGCCAACGGCCCGAAAGATCGCCGCATGAGATTGGTGCACGCGCAAGTTTTCGCCCCACGTGATTTTGACCGTCTGCAAGGACTCGGCATCGTTGCCGAAGTCCAGCCGTTTCATCTCAGCGACGACATGCGCTGGATGGAGGAACGCATCGGCTACGAGCGCTGCAAAGGCGCGTATGCTTTCAAAACGCTGCGCGACAAAGGCGCGACGCTCTCGTTCGGCAGCGATTGGCCCGGCACCACGGCTTCGTATTATCCGATCAATCCGATTTACGGCCTTTACGCCGCGGTGACGCGGCAAACCGTGAAAGGTGAGCCGAAGGCGGGCTGGTTTCCGCAAGAAAAAATTTCCGTGGAAGAGGCGATCACAGCCTACACCTGGGGATCGGCTTATGCAAGTTTTGAAGAGAACTTCAAAGGCACGATCACCGAAGGAAAGCTCGCCGACATCACGGTGTTGGATACGAACCTGCTGCGCACCAAGCCGGCGGACTGGCTCGATGCACAAGGTAAGGTGAAAGTGCAAACGTTGTACACGATCATCGGCGGCAGGATTGTTCACGAAAAACATTGA
- a CDS encoding cytochrome P450 produces the protein MKAMIYPPGPKSKTPFGVLQAFRRDVIGFLKQAADQYGDIAYFKAGPQKIFLLHDLDFLQEVLVTHNRNFTKSRGLQLAKRILGEGLLTSEGEKHLRQRRLVQPAFHRQRLEAYGSVMTDYAARLSGRWKDGGTIDAAHEMMQLTLAIVGKTLFDADVEAEADEIGEALTIAMALFIERLTMPMAALYDLLPLPSNFRFLKAKKRLDGTIYRMIEKRRASGEDRGDFLSMLLRAQDVEGDGGSMTDLQVRDEAMTLFLAGHETTAVALAWTWYLLSQHPAAESKFHDELDHVLGGKLPTVEDLPKLTFTRKVLAESMRLFPPAYVFGRKAIQDFPIGKYVVPAGATILISPYVLHHDTRYFSEPDQFDPERWTPEAERQRPKFSYLPFGAGPRVCIGESFAWMEGILVLATLGQQWRMCLVPGHPIALQPMITLRPKHGIKMTLHRRS, from the coding sequence ATGAAAGCTATGATTTATCCGCCCGGCCCGAAGTCAAAAACGCCCTTTGGAGTTTTGCAGGCTTTTCGCCGCGATGTGATTGGATTTCTCAAACAGGCCGCTGATCAATACGGCGACATCGCGTATTTCAAAGCCGGTCCGCAAAAAATTTTTCTCCTGCATGATCTCGATTTTCTCCAAGAAGTTCTGGTCACACACAACCGCAATTTTACCAAGAGCCGCGGCCTGCAATTGGCCAAACGCATTTTGGGCGAAGGCTTGTTGACGAGCGAGGGTGAAAAGCATTTGCGCCAGCGGCGGCTTGTACAGCCGGCGTTTCATCGTCAACGCCTCGAAGCGTACGGCAGCGTGATGACGGATTATGCGGCGCGGTTGAGCGGCCGCTGGAAGGATGGCGGCACAATCGACGCAGCGCATGAAATGATGCAATTGACGCTGGCCATCGTCGGCAAAACGCTTTTCGATGCCGACGTGGAAGCCGAAGCCGATGAAATCGGAGAGGCGCTGACCATCGCGATGGCATTGTTCATCGAGCGGCTCACCATGCCGATGGCCGCGCTGTACGATCTGCTGCCGCTGCCGAGCAATTTTCGCTTTCTCAAAGCCAAAAAACGATTGGATGGCACCATTTACCGAATGATCGAGAAGCGCCGCGCCAGCGGCGAAGATCGCGGCGATTTTCTGTCGATGTTGCTGCGGGCGCAGGATGTCGAAGGCGACGGCGGCAGCATGACGGATTTGCAAGTGCGCGACGAGGCGATGACACTTTTTCTGGCGGGACACGAAACCACGGCGGTTGCCTTGGCGTGGACGTGGTATTTGCTTTCGCAGCATCCCGCCGCCGAATCAAAATTTCACGATGAGCTTGATCACGTGTTGGGTGGAAAATTGCCCACCGTGGAAGATTTGCCCAAATTGACTTTCACGCGAAAAGTGTTGGCGGAGTCGATGCGGTTGTTTCCGCCGGCGTATGTGTTTGGCCGTAAAGCCATCCAGGATTTTCCAATTGGAAAATACGTCGTGCCGGCCGGAGCAACGATTTTGATCAGTCCGTACGTGTTGCATCACGACACGCGCTATTTTTCCGAACCGGATCAATTCGATCCCGAGCGCTGGACGCCGGAAGCCGAGAGGCAGCGCCCGAAATTTTCCTACTTGCCATTCGGCGCCGGACCGCGCGTGTGTATCGGCGAGTCATTTGCGTGGATGGAGGGCATTCTCGTGCTGGCAACATTAGGACAACAGTGGCGGATGTGTTTGGTTCCCGGCCATCCGATTGCGTTGCAGCCGATGATTACGCTGCGGCCAAAGCACGGCATCAAAATGACTCTTCATCGCCGGAGTTGA
- a CDS encoding thermonuclease family protein, producing MRWDFVKITPLTALILAASLAGQTRQPCAVARVLDNCRVELASGEIVQLIGLQNFPNSSSQFKSLLDSLLIGKSLWLEIGGKAPAGFGYLWHDSLLLNVELLRQGWARVWDDTAQFKYQESFFLAEHKARTMKRGNWQFATFLLAAVDEATPVIDDTVYVTPSGKKYHRADCRLLSKNRMAMPLSRAQINFSACRLCQVSATSSATAQSLQQTEKIVPARCLAKTKNGDRCKREAEPDSKYCWQHRRK from the coding sequence ATGCGATGGGATTTCGTCAAAATCACGCCGCTGACGGCTTTGATTTTGGCCGCCTCGCTGGCCGGCCAAACGCGTCAGCCGTGCGCCGTCGCGCGTGTGCTGGACAATTGCCGCGTCGAGTTGGCCTCGGGTGAAATCGTTCAACTGATCGGTTTGCAAAACTTCCCCAATTCCTCCTCTCAATTCAAATCGTTGCTTGATTCACTTCTCATCGGCAAATCCCTTTGGCTCGAAATTGGCGGCAAGGCGCCAGCGGGTTTCGGATATTTATGGCATGACAGCTTGCTGCTCAACGTCGAATTGTTACGGCAGGGTTGGGCGCGGGTTTGGGATGATACAGCCCAATTCAAGTATCAGGAGTCTTTTTTTCTCGCCGAGCATAAAGCGAGAACGATGAAACGCGGCAATTGGCAATTTGCCACGTTTCTCTTGGCTGCGGTTGACGAGGCCACGCCGGTTATTGACGACACGGTTTACGTCACGCCATCCGGCAAGAAATATCATCGCGCCGATTGCCGGCTGCTCTCAAAAAATAGAATGGCGATGCCGCTATCGCGGGCGCAAATCAATTTCAGCGCGTGCCGTCTTTGCCAGGTTTCGGCCACTTCGTCCGCCACGGCGCAATCCCTCCAACAAACCGAGAAGATTGTTCCTGCCCGTTGTTTGGCCAAAACCAAAAATGGCGACCGCTGCAAGCGCGAAGCCGAGCCGGATTCAAAATATTGCTGGCAGCATCGCCGGAAATAA
- a CDS encoding Rpn family recombination-promoting nuclease/putative transposase → MRFTDPRTDFAFKKIFGDENAKEVLISFLNAVLALDKDHAIVDVTLLNPYEAPKTKYMRDSFLDVKYLDEIRYYFIELLKFTRTEEELETYLEKWVYFIKHAADLETIPEKLDEPVFHKAFDQANRANMTAKELEAYDNSVTVMLDERGRIDGAYEKGGQNMAYEIARSMKQDGAEPAVIAKWTRLTLEEIEKL, encoded by the coding sequence ATGCGATTCACCGACCCACGGACTGATTTCGCCTTCAAAAAAATCTTTGGCGACGAAAATGCCAAAGAAGTTTTGATCAGTTTTCTCAATGCCGTTTTGGCGCTTGATAAAGATCACGCCATTGTTGACGTCACGCTGTTGAACCCTTACGAAGCGCCGAAAACCAAATACATGCGCGACAGCTTTCTCGACGTCAAATATCTCGATGAGATTCGCTACTATTTCATCGAGCTGCTGAAATTCACAAGGACCGAAGAGGAGCTGGAGACTTACCTCGAAAAATGGGTTTATTTCATCAAGCACGCCGCCGATCTTGAAACGATTCCGGAGAAGCTGGATGAGCCGGTGTTTCACAAGGCCTTTGATCAGGCCAATCGCGCCAACATGACCGCGAAAGAGTTGGAAGCTTATGACAACAGCGTCACCGTGATGCTGGATGAGCGCGGCAGGATAGATGGCGCATACGAAAAAGGCGGGCAAAATATGGCATATGAAATTGCTCGCTCAATGAAACAGGATGGAGCGGAGCCGGCCGTTATAGCCAAATGGACGAGGTTAACGCTTGAGGAAATTGAAAAACTATAA
- a CDS encoding IS1380 family transposase: protein MQPIRKITGATPYGYVEEHLTPFGGVLPLEKLFDALDVEEVFAEHFIAPARTPALGHWRMVKGVLALQFIGYYRLYNFHHFRDDAMLKGIVQVDRLPAVSTFWRCLNSGVYPALFAGGINQERALLKINAVVRERAWRSLGYDQCFQHIHLDIDTTVKTVYGYKEGARKGHNRKHRGKKGLRPVLAFIAETKEYFAGKLRAGKTISGEQVKKFIALLRPQLPSTVGKVTLRADSEFYCWQAVETARAKGFDYIIAVKKSFPQFDENTWYSVDGDDTIQYNEALYQPTGWKTLCRFVGMRIRKDPKNPKNRQGELWEDGKYTFRIFVTSREAAPHKVIAEYDDRAGAEKLIAEAHAEGLSALPSKRFEHNRAFFQIAMFSYNLWRHLKAFANEKGETTWSLNTNATSRLQFLLLAAKVNFHSERTEIKYSAYLRVRPTLDHLFQRLDHLRAHREIWQKPLPAPAKIFLRPREQDRIVQKILCTEDG, encoded by the coding sequence ATGCAACCCATCAGAAAAATTACCGGCGCGACGCCGTATGGTTATGTCGAAGAACATCTCACCCCTTTCGGCGGCGTTTTGCCGCTCGAAAAGCTGTTCGATGCTCTCGACGTCGAAGAGGTTTTTGCCGAGCATTTCATCGCGCCGGCGCGGACACCTGCGCTTGGTCATTGGCGCATGGTGAAAGGCGTTCTCGCTTTGCAGTTCATAGGGTATTATCGTCTTTATAACTTTCACCATTTTCGCGACGACGCGATGCTCAAGGGCATTGTTCAGGTTGACAGGTTGCCCGCGGTGTCAACGTTTTGGCGATGCCTGAACTCCGGAGTTTACCCCGCGCTTTTTGCGGGGGGCATCAATCAAGAGCGCGCGTTGTTAAAAATCAATGCCGTGGTCCGCGAGCGGGCGTGGCGAAGTCTGGGGTATGATCAATGCTTCCAGCATATTCACCTCGACATTGATACGACGGTGAAAACGGTCTACGGCTACAAAGAAGGCGCGCGCAAAGGCCATAATCGTAAGCATCGCGGCAAAAAGGGCCTGCGTCCGGTGCTGGCCTTCATCGCTGAAACCAAGGAATATTTCGCCGGCAAGTTGCGCGCGGGCAAAACCATTTCCGGCGAACAAGTCAAAAAATTCATCGCCTTGTTGCGGCCACAGTTGCCCAGCACGGTTGGGAAAGTGACGTTGCGCGCCGATTCGGAATTTTATTGTTGGCAAGCCGTTGAGACCGCTCGCGCCAAGGGTTTCGATTACATCATTGCGGTCAAAAAGAGCTTTCCGCAATTCGATGAAAATACTTGGTATAGCGTGGACGGCGACGATACCATCCAATATAACGAGGCGCTCTATCAACCGACCGGGTGGAAGACGCTGTGCCGTTTTGTTGGCATGCGCATTCGCAAAGATCCAAAGAATCCGAAAAATCGGCAAGGCGAACTTTGGGAAGACGGCAAATACACCTTTCGCATCTTTGTCACCAGTCGGGAAGCGGCACCGCATAAAGTGATTGCCGAATATGATGATCGCGCCGGCGCGGAAAAATTGATTGCCGAAGCGCACGCCGAGGGTTTGTCGGCGCTGCCCTCGAAACGATTTGAGCATAATCGCGCCTTTTTCCAAATCGCGATGTTCAGCTATAATCTCTGGCGACACCTCAAAGCCTTTGCCAATGAAAAAGGCGAAACGACCTGGAGCCTGAACACGAACGCCACCAGCCGGTTGCAATTTTTATTATTGGCGGCGAAAGTCAATTTTCACAGTGAACGGACAGAGATCAAATATTCGGCGTATCTGCGGGTGAGGCCGACACTGGATCATCTGTTTCAGCGTCTGGATCATCTGCGCGCCCATCGTGAAATTTGGCAGAAGCCGCTGCCGGCGCCGGCAAAAATTTTCCTGCGCCCGCGCGAGCAGGATCGGATCGTGCAAAAAATTTTGTGCACGGAAGATGGTTGA
- a CDS encoding amidohydrolase family protein — protein MPNKIYFLAVFVSTALSLNWSSRPTQQDRKQKSNPAGIWGEHRIIDIHAHIGSYKGYDLSTPTLMSNIERYGIRLALISNIDGAQLPETLNLDEIKANQATLDHVREYPGKLRGLVWTRPEDGSPEKVEPFLRETISAGPDQRVFVGMKFHPDMNHFPADDPRVDGYLQLCEKYQIPAVFHSGSDDSSNSAPHKIYAAARRHPAVPIILYHMGFLGPHGSAIATVKEALTKNDAQLYLETSQADPSAVMQAIKALGSERVLFGTDATYYGKEHYEKYEVMMARLKNKLSAEDFAKVVRGNAERLFRLRQ, from the coding sequence ATGCCGAATAAAATCTATTTTCTTGCCGTCTTCGTGAGCACGGCACTTTCACTCAACTGGAGCAGCAGGCCAACGCAACAAGATCGAAAGCAAAAATCAAACCCGGCGGGAATTTGGGGCGAGCATCGTATTATCGACATCCATGCGCATATCGGTTCTTATAAAGGTTATGATTTGAGCACGCCGACGCTGATGAGCAATATCGAGCGCTACGGCATCCGGCTGGCGCTCATTTCCAACATTGACGGCGCGCAATTGCCGGAGACGCTGAATCTCGACGAGATCAAAGCCAATCAGGCAACGCTTGATCACGTGCGAGAATATCCCGGCAAGCTGCGCGGGTTGGTGTGGACGAGGCCCGAAGATGGTTCGCCTGAAAAAGTTGAGCCGTTTCTGCGGGAAACGATTTCGGCTGGCCCCGACCAGCGCGTTTTTGTCGGCATGAAGTTTCATCCGGATATGAACCACTTCCCTGCCGACGATCCGCGTGTCGATGGTTATTTGCAGCTTTGTGAGAAGTATCAAATTCCCGCAGTTTTTCATTCCGGCAGCGATGATTCATCCAATTCCGCGCCGCACAAAATTTATGCGGCGGCGCGACGGCATCCCGCCGTGCCGATTATTTTGTATCACATGGGCTTTCTCGGGCCGCACGGTTCGGCGATTGCCACGGTCAAAGAAGCGCTCACGAAAAACGATGCGCAACTTTATCTTGAAACTTCGCAAGCCGATCCGTCGGCGGTGATGCAAGCCATCAAAGCGCTTGGCAGCGAGCGCGTGTTGTTTGGCACCGATGCGACATATTATGGCAAAGAGCATTACGAAAAATACGAAGTCATGATGGCGCGGCTGAAAAACAAGCTTTCGGCGGAGGATTTTGCGAAGGTGGTGCGGGGGAATGCGGAGAGGTTGTTTCGATTACGTCAGTAA